In Halichondria panicea chromosome 17, odHalPani1.1, whole genome shotgun sequence, a single window of DNA contains:
- the LOC135351110 gene encoding uncharacterized protein LOC135351110 translates to MHTMYRYIRDDSFKTDVGRYKEALYIYFTYYLISYNRVKTKKFTIDCKAMKLLILLLFINICNGFLVREISNKVKRQLEPNFLCSIGPSPLSARAEVSFRARQGVVYVDPTRPATCNGRVDTIETCFEINDNIAENFPSFDLINLRPHAGGYQLQLSLVIPINEITEDENSHLISLYCQNITVPSAFTVRKGDLIGFRSWNNIEIAFTFFPFEGSLRSVRLEPVLGVETVQADDLRVDSKNDSELPMFRVFIVDDGMNTGGPATPGDCPTTSTSNADNEPGGGGAGPDLNFNNIYNITYSSFVIGFIVAVIIVFVLVLTVLGMGMSMCKGGRKCLNKICCCCRKGKNKNKFKELPGMDGSTTL, encoded by the exons ATGCATACCATGTATAGGTACATAAGAGACGATAGCTTTAAGACGGACGTAGGCCGGTATAAAGAGGCATTGTACATTTATTTTACGTATTATTTAATTAGCTATAATAGAGTGAAAACAAAGAAATTTACAATAGACTGCAAAGCAATGAAGCTGCTAATTCTGTTACTGTTTATCAACATCTGCAATGGATTTTTAGTCAGAGAAATTTCAAACAAAGTGAAACGTCAATTAGAGCCAAACTTTTTGTGCAGTATTGGTCCATCTCCACTCAGTGCTAGGGCTGAGGTATCATTCAGAGCACGACAGGGAGTTGTGTATGTGGATCCTACAAGGCCTGCAACGTGCAATGGAAGGGTGGACACTATTGAGACATGCTTTGAAATAAATGACAATATTGCAGAAAATTTCCCATCATTTGACTTGATTAATCTCAGGCCTCACGCTGGAGGCTATCAATTACAACTGTCATTGGTTATACCAATAAACGAGATAACTGAGGATGAAAATTCACACTTAATTAGCTTGTATTGTCAGAACATCACTGTACCTAGTGCATTCACTGTGAGAAAGGGAGATTTGATTGGTTTCAGATCTTGGAACAATATTGAGATTGCATTCACCTTTTTCCCATTTGAGGGCTCTCTTCGATCAGTGAGACTGGAGCCAGTGTTGGGAGTGGAGACTGTGCAAGCAGATGACCTCAGAGTGGACAGCAAGAATGACAGTGAGCTGCCAATGTTCAGAGTATTCATAG TGGATGATGGTATGAATACTGGAGGACCTGCCACTCCAGGGGACTGCCCTACCACTAGCACTAGCAATGCTGACAATGAACCAGGAGGGGGTGGTGCGGGTCCAGATCTCAACTTTAACAATATCTACAATATAACGTACTCGTCATTTGTGATTGGCTTTATTGTGGCTGTAATCATTGTCTTTGTCCTGGTACTAACTGTGCTTGGGATGGGAATGTCGATGTGTAAAGGAGGACGCAAATGTTTGAACAAGATTTGTTGTTGCTGTCGCAAAGGAAAGAACAAAAACAAATTCAAg GAACTACCGGGAATGGATGGAAGTACAACCTTGTGA